Sequence from the Candidatus Eremiobacteraceae bacterium genome:
CCGGTACGGGCAGTCCCGCCAAATGCAGCAGCGTGCGCGCGATGTCGCCCAACTTTCCGCCGCTCCTCAGCGTGCACGTGAAATCTTTCGCCACGAGAACGAACGGCACGAGGTTGGTCGTGTGCGCCGTCAGGGGGTTTCCTCGCGGGTCGATTTTCTCTTCCGCGTTACCGTGATCGGCCGTGATCGCGAGCAAACCGCCCGCTTTCAGCGTCGCGCGCGCGAGCTCGCCCAGGCAGGCGTCGAGCACTTCGATCGCCTCGATGGTGGGCTCCCATTTGCCGGTGTGTCCCACCATGTCGGCATTGGCGTAATTCATGACGATGACATCGTAGGTGCCGGCGTTGATGGATTGCACGGCGTACTGTGTGATCTCTCGCGCGCGCATCGCCGGCTCGAGATCGTAGGTGGCAACGCTGCGGTCGGACGGAATCAATTTGCGGTCCTCGTTTGCGAAGACGTCCTCGCGCCCGCCGTTGAAAAAATAGGTGACGTGCGCATACTTCTCGGTTTCGGCCAGGCGCAGCTGGCGCAAGCCTTGACGCGAAACGATCTCACCGAACGTATCGAATTGCGGGCGCGGTCCGAAGAGCACCGGGTTGGGAAACGTTTCGTCGTACTTGGTCATCGTTGCGAAAAGAAAGTCGTCGTAACCGGCGCGGTTGAAAGCAACGGTGAGCTGCCGCGCGCGATCGGGACGGAAGTTGAAGAAGATGCACGCGTCGCCGCTGCGCACCGCGAGGCCTCCGGCGATCGTCGTCGGCTTGACGAATTCGTCGTTCTCGCCGCGCGCGTACGCCGCGGCCAGCGCGTCTTGCGCGGTCGGAGCGTCATAGCCGGCGCGTGCGTGTGCGATGGCGTCGAATGCCGCTTCCGTACGTTCCGGGCGGTTGTCGCGGTCCATCGCATAAAAGCGGCCGATGACCGTTTTTATGGCCGCCGGAGTTTTGAGCGAGTCCACTTTCAGTTGCAGCGCGCCCAGATAGTCTTTCGCCGAACGCGGCGGCACGTCTCGTCCGTCGAGAAACGCATGGATCGCATAATTCGCGCCGCCTGCGTGCGCCGCGTCGAGGAGCGCGAAGAGATGATCCAGCGAACTGTGCACTTTTCCGTCGGACAACAGACCCATCAGGTGAAGCGTTCCGCCGCTACGCTTGACGTGCTCGATGCAGGCATGCAGTGTGCGGTTTTGAGCAAATGCGCCGGAGCGGATATCTTCGTTGATGATCGTCACGCCTTGCGCGACGACGCGACCGCTTCCCATGTTCGTGTGGCCGACTTCGCTGTTTCCCATGACGCCTTTGGGAAGACCGACGTATTCACCCGAGGCGTTCAGCATCGTCCACGGGTAGCGCTCGAGCAAAGCATTCCACTCCGGTAAACGCGCCGCCGCAATCGCATTTCCGTGCAGTTCGTCGCGGCAGCCCCATCCGTCGAGCACGCAAAGCACGAGCGGCCGAAACCTCACAAGCATGTCATCCTGAGCGGTCCGCGTAAGCGGACCAGTCGAAGGACCTCGAGCAGCGCACGAAGTGCGCAAGTCGAGAGGCGTGTTGGCGCTCCCTTCGTCACGCGCACCTTCGGTGCGCTGCTCGGGGTCCTTCGACTTCGCATTTTGCTTTGGCAAAACGCTTTGCTCAGGATGACACAGCTCACCCTGATGCGTTCGCGCACAATGCCGCGAAAGATGCGGGATCGAGCGAGGCGCCGCCGACGAGTCCGCCGTCGATCTCCGGCTGCACCGTGTACTCGGCGATGTTGTCGGGTTTGACGCTTCCCCCGTAGAGAATCGGCGCGTCCCGCAGTCCCGGTACGCAGGCGCGTATCGCGGCCATCACCGCGTTCGCTTCGGCCGGGTCGCAGCTGCGGCCGGTGCCGATGGCCCAGATAGGTTCGTACGCGAGCACGACGCGTGCGAGATCGGCTGGGCTTAAGCCGTCGAGCGCGGCGCGCGTCTGCAGCGTGACGTGCGCCAGCGTCTTGCCCGCGTCGCGTAATTCGATCGTTTCGCCGACCGCCACGATCGGTGTCAGCCCGGCGGCCAGCGCTGCCACGGTTTTTAGGCGCACCGTTAAATCGGTGTCGCCGAAATACTCGCGCCGCTCGGAGTGGCCGACGATGACGTACTGCACGCCATATTCGCGCAGCATCGGCGCCGAGATCGCGCCGGTGAAAGCGCCGCTCTCGTCCCAGTGCACATCTTGTGCGCCCAAGCGCACGCGGCCGCCGTCGAGCTTCGGTGAAACCGCGGCCAGCGCGGTAAACGGCGGACAGAGCACGATCTCGACGCGCTCGGGAATCGCGCGCGCGAGCGGCAGAAATGCATCCACGAACGCGGCGGCTTCACCCCCGGTTTTGTGCATCTTCCAATTGCCCGCGCA
This genomic interval carries:
- the gpmI gene encoding 2,3-bisphosphoglycerate-independent phosphoglycerate mutase; this encodes MRFRPLVLCVLDGWGCRDELHGNAIAAARLPEWNALLERYPWTMLNASGEYVGLPKGVMGNSEVGHTNMGSGRVVAQGVTIINEDIRSGAFAQNRTLHACIEHVKRSGGTLHLMGLLSDGKVHSSLDHLFALLDAAHAGGANYAIHAFLDGRDVPPRSAKDYLGALQLKVDSLKTPAAIKTVIGRFYAMDRDNRPERTEAAFDAIAHARAGYDAPTAQDALAAAYARGENDEFVKPTTIAGGLAVRSGDACIFFNFRPDRARQLTVAFNRAGYDDFLFATMTKYDETFPNPVLFGPRPQFDTFGEIVSRQGLRQLRLAETEKYAHVTYFFNGGREDVFANEDRKLIPSDRSVATYDLEPAMRAREITQYAVQSINAGTYDVIVMNYANADMVGHTGKWEPTIEAIEVLDACLGELARATLKAGGLLAITADHGNAEEKIDPRGNPLTAHTTNLVPFVLVAKDFTCTLRSGGKLGDIARTLLHLAGLPVPAAMTGEDLIQ
- the tpiA gene encoding triose-phosphate isomerase; translation: MRQLICAGNWKMHKTGGEAAAFVDAFLPLARAIPERVEIVLCPPFTALAAVSPKLDGGRVRLGAQDVHWDESGAFTGAISAPMLREYGVQYVIVGHSERREYFGDTDLTVRLKTVAALAAGLTPIVAVGETIELRDAGKTLAHVTLQTRAALDGLSPADLARVVLAYEPIWAIGTGRSCDPAEANAVMAAIRACVPGLRDAPILYGGSVKPDNIAEYTVQPEIDGGLVGGASLDPASFAALCANASG